In Trichocoleus desertorum NBK24, the following are encoded in one genomic region:
- a CDS encoding stage II sporulation protein M: MNIQRWIARREPNWKRLDALLKQVEKRGLKSLPAAEIKELASLYRSVSADLARARTNQVGVALVQDLQTLTSRGYTQIYQGSRRQEWQAALDFYRWGFPALVQETWAYTGLATACFLAGALVAWWFAWQDPTFLSLLVPGELITKVRDKGELWMGSIVGIEPLASTQIMTNNLSVSFGAIAGGITAGLYTLFLLVFNGLSIGAIATLVGQNNLAYPFWAFVFPHGSLELPAIFLAGGAGLLIARGLLFPGKYRRADALRLYGTKAAQLTYGIVPMLIIAGIIEGFFSPSPVIPSSLKYFAGMGIFTLLLMYCSRRKPTE; encoded by the coding sequence ATGAATATTCAGCGCTGGATTGCACGGCGTGAACCGAACTGGAAACGCTTAGATGCCTTACTGAAGCAAGTAGAAAAGCGAGGTTTGAAATCACTTCCAGCCGCTGAAATTAAAGAATTAGCCAGTTTATATCGCTCCGTTTCAGCGGATTTAGCCCGTGCTCGTACCAATCAGGTTGGGGTTGCTTTAGTACAGGACTTGCAAACCCTCACTTCTCGCGGCTATACGCAAATTTATCAAGGCTCTAGGCGGCAAGAATGGCAGGCAGCTCTAGATTTTTATCGCTGGGGATTTCCAGCTTTGGTGCAAGAAACGTGGGCCTACACTGGCTTGGCAACGGCTTGTTTTTTGGCAGGAGCTTTAGTGGCTTGGTGGTTCGCTTGGCAAGACCCTACCTTTTTGTCGCTGCTGGTACCGGGTGAGCTGATTACCAAAGTGCGAGACAAAGGCGAGTTGTGGATGGGGTCGATTGTGGGGATTGAACCCCTCGCTTCTACTCAAATTATGACCAACAATTTGTCGGTTTCTTTTGGCGCGATCGCAGGTGGCATAACTGCAGGACTTTACACCCTATTTCTCCTAGTTTTTAACGGATTAAGTATTGGGGCGATCGCTACTTTGGTAGGCCAAAATAATTTAGCTTATCCATTTTGGGCTTTTGTCTTTCCCCACGGTTCGCTAGAGTTACCTGCCATTTTTTTAGCTGGAGGAGCAGGTTTATTAATCGCCAGAGGGCTGTTGTTTCCAGGTAAATATCGCCGTGCTGATGCCTTGCGGCTGTATGGCACAAAGGCGGCGCAGCTAACCTATGGCATCGTACCCATGCTGATTATTGCAGGAATCATTGAAGGCTTTTTCTCACCTAGCCCCGTCATCCCTTCGTCCTTGAAATATTTTGCAGGGATGGGGATTTTTACACTTTTGTTGATGTATTGCAGTCGAAGGAAACCAACAGAGTAA
- a CDS encoding DUF975 domain-containing protein encodes MSSPNLNPGGPMRPLSIGNVVSASFRLYSSHLKQYFGIALKAYFWLIVPVYGWAKYSALSALISRLAFGELINQPESASIAHQRTNGRMWSFLAAGLLVGLITFGVILGGTLVLGLVVGILVVFASGVLGSSTLAAIVGSVIGVIAVVAFTVALLWLSSRFLVVEVPLAIEDNMDATKAISRSWDLSKGLVWQIVGVVSVAFLITIPIQILLQGCG; translated from the coding sequence GTGTCGTCTCCAAATTTGAACCCCGGTGGCCCAATGCGACCGCTCAGCATTGGTAATGTAGTGAGTGCGAGTTTTCGACTTTACAGCTCTCACCTGAAGCAATATTTTGGCATTGCTTTGAAAGCTTATTTTTGGCTGATAGTACCTGTTTACGGCTGGGCTAAGTACTCAGCTTTATCAGCGTTAATTTCGCGGCTAGCCTTTGGAGAATTGATCAACCAACCAGAGAGCGCCAGCATTGCTCATCAGCGAACCAATGGGCGGATGTGGAGTTTTTTGGCAGCTGGGCTGCTCGTCGGCCTCATTACTTTTGGTGTCATCCTAGGGGGCACCCTCGTTCTGGGACTGGTAGTTGGTATTTTAGTGGTCTTTGCGAGTGGAGTCTTAGGAAGTAGTACCCTAGCAGCTATTGTAGGTAGCGTGATTGGGGTGATTGCTGTAGTTGCGTTCACTGTGGCTCTGCTTTGGCTCTCCTCACGCTTTTTGGTGGTAGAAGTCCCTTTGGCGATTGAGGACAATATGGATGCAACCAAAGCCATTAGCCGCAGTTGGGACTTGTCCAAGGGACTCGTTTGGCAAATTGTAGGAGTGGTTTCAGTGGCGTTTCTGATTACCATTCCCATCCAAATCTTGCTCCAAGGTTGTGGTTAG
- a CDS encoding RDD family protein translates to MRFFNRIILQTPESVELEFTLAGIGNRALALMIDYTCLGGFLIAFLVIWLFVSSQVLALIGQIIGNADSVDLWLTAITILGGFAIYVGYFVFFESLWHGQTPGKRYTKIRVIRDDGRPIGLAQATLRALLRPFDDTFFLGVFLIALGRREKRLGDWAAGTVVIQEDQTIAAATFPISQAAEELAVQLLQLADLSHLLPDDFAVIREYLQRRGAMSAKARSEVNLQLARQVKEVILLEKVPSNTTPDLFLEAVYLAYQQQVSK, encoded by the coding sequence ATGCGCTTTTTTAATCGAATTATCCTCCAGACACCAGAAAGCGTAGAGTTGGAATTTACTCTAGCTGGCATTGGTAATCGGGCCTTAGCCTTAATGATTGACTATACCTGTCTGGGTGGTTTTCTAATTGCCTTCTTAGTGATTTGGCTATTCGTTTCTAGCCAGGTTCTAGCTTTGATAGGACAAATAATCGGGAACGCCGACAGCGTTGATCTTTGGCTTACTGCAATTACTATTCTGGGTGGCTTTGCAATCTATGTGGGCTACTTTGTCTTCTTTGAAAGCCTTTGGCATGGGCAAACGCCTGGTAAGCGTTACACCAAAATCCGAGTGATTCGTGACGATGGACGGCCTATTGGCTTGGCTCAAGCTACCTTACGAGCTTTACTTCGTCCCTTCGATGACACCTTCTTTTTAGGTGTGTTCTTGATTGCTTTAGGTCGCCGAGAAAAACGGTTAGGAGACTGGGCCGCAGGTACAGTGGTGATTCAAGAAGATCAAACCATTGCTGCTGCCACTTTTCCTATTTCTCAGGCAGCCGAGGAATTGGCGGTTCAGTTGCTCCAACTTGCTGATTTATCTCACCTACTTCCCGATGACTTTGCTGTGATTCGAGAATACTTGCAACGCCGTGGTGCAATGTCTGCCAAAGCTAGGTCAGAAGTCAATCTACAGTTGGCTCGTCAGGTGAAGGAGGTGATTTTGCTAGAAAAAGTACCGTCGAATACAACCCCAGATTTGTTCTTAGAGGCGGTTTATCTTGCTTATCAACAGCAAGTTTCCAAATAA
- a CDS encoding geranylgeranyl reductase family protein — MMFDCIIVGAGPAGGTAAYHLAKQGRSVLLLEKEPLPRYKPCGGGVSPQVAQWFDFDFTPAISLKVNSVRFTWKMEDPVEVELKTPEPMWMVRRDVFDHFLVQQAQKQGAELRDNTEVTGIQFKNDHWQVDTANGPVTGRYLIAADGAKGPMAKWLKFKERKRRLAGALEAEVPAQVESGNPIHFEFGMVKNGYIWNFPKADGYSLGIGTFRGGEPQDMKAMLAEYATLFGVDVKSSQQYGHPLCLWDGNQKLHTQNALLAGEAACVVDPFTAEGIRPSIFSGMKAAEAINQALAGDRNALERYTQIINEEWGEDMAWAQRIAGVFYRVPGIGYKVGIKRPSATERMGKILCGELRYADVANRAIKRLSSSLIPGMGG; from the coding sequence ATGATGTTTGACTGCATTATCGTCGGCGCAGGGCCAGCGGGAGGAACTGCCGCTTACCACTTAGCCAAGCAAGGCCGTTCTGTCCTGCTGCTAGAAAAAGAACCTCTACCCCGTTACAAACCTTGCGGAGGTGGAGTCTCGCCTCAAGTCGCCCAATGGTTTGACTTCGACTTCACGCCAGCGATTTCACTCAAGGTCAACTCCGTACGCTTCACCTGGAAAATGGAAGATCCAGTGGAAGTGGAGCTAAAAACTCCAGAGCCAATGTGGATGGTGCGGCGAGATGTGTTTGATCACTTCTTAGTACAGCAAGCCCAAAAGCAGGGAGCAGAGCTACGAGACAACACGGAAGTCACAGGAATTCAGTTTAAGAACGACCACTGGCAGGTAGATACAGCAAACGGCCCCGTTACAGGTCGCTATCTCATTGCGGCGGATGGTGCCAAAGGCCCAATGGCGAAGTGGCTAAAATTCAAAGAACGGAAGCGTCGCTTAGCAGGAGCTTTGGAAGCAGAGGTGCCCGCTCAAGTAGAAAGCGGCAACCCCATTCACTTTGAGTTTGGCATGGTCAAGAATGGCTACATCTGGAACTTCCCGAAAGCAGATGGTTATTCGTTGGGGATTGGTACATTTCGAGGGGGTGAGCCGCAGGATATGAAAGCCATGCTGGCTGAGTATGCCACCCTGTTTGGCGTGGATGTAAAGTCTAGCCAACAATATGGCCACCCATTGTGCTTGTGGGACGGCAATCAGAAGCTACACACCCAAAATGCGCTACTGGCTGGAGAGGCGGCTTGTGTCGTTGATCCCTTTACCGCAGAAGGCATTCGGCCTTCTATTTTCAGTGGCATGAAGGCGGCTGAAGCCATTAACCAAGCGTTGGCAGGCGATCGCAATGCTCTAGAGCGCTATACCCAGATCATCAACGAAGAATGGGGCGAAGATATGGCCTGGGCTCAACGCATCGCGGGTGTGTTCTATCGGGTGCCTGGAATTGGTTACAAGGTTGGCATCAAGCGTCCTTCCGCCACAGAGCGCATGGGCAAAATTCTCTGTGGAGAGTTGCGCTACGCCGATGTCGCCAACCGAGCGATTAAGCGGCTGAGTAGCAGCTTGATTCCTGGCATGGGTGGTTAA
- the frr gene encoding ribosome recycling factor: MQKAVESTQRSFNTIRTGRANTSLLDRVMVEYYGAPTPLKSLATINTPDGSTITVQPFDRGSLSLIEKAISLSDIGLTPSNDGSTIRLNIPPLTSDRRKELVKLAAKFAEEGKVSVRNVRRDAVDSVRKQEKAGEVSEDEARDLQDKIQKLTDKYIARIEEVLAEKEKDITTV; encoded by the coding sequence ATGCAAAAAGCCGTTGAATCGACTCAACGGTCTTTTAATACAATTCGGACGGGACGAGCCAACACATCCCTACTCGACCGAGTCATGGTGGAATATTACGGAGCTCCAACGCCGCTCAAGTCCCTGGCAACCATTAACACTCCAGATGGCAGCACGATTACGGTGCAACCCTTCGATCGCGGTAGCTTGAGTTTGATCGAAAAAGCCATTTCCCTATCCGACATTGGCTTAACCCCTAGCAACGATGGCTCAACCATTCGCCTCAATATTCCACCGCTCACCAGCGATCGCCGTAAAGAACTCGTAAAGTTAGCGGCAAAGTTCGCGGAAGAAGGCAAAGTCTCAGTTCGTAACGTGCGCCGCGATGCGGTTGATAGCGTCCGCAAACAAGAAAAAGCTGGCGAAGTGTCCGAAGATGAAGCGCGGGACTTACAGGACAAAATTCAAAAGCTGACAGACAAGTACATTGCCAGAATTGAAGAAGTCTTGGCAGAAAAGGAGAAAGACATCACCACAGTCTAA
- the pyrH gene encoding UMP kinase produces the protein MGIVYQRVLFKLSGEALMGDLAYGIDPAVVQAIAQEVADVAATGVQVAVVVGGGNIFRGVKGAAAGMDRATADYIGMIATVMNAMTLQDSLEQIGVPTRVQTAIAMQEVAEPYIRRRAIRHLEKGRVVIFGAGSGNPFFTTDTTAALRAAEISADVLFKATKVDGVYDSDPHLNPNARRYQSLTYAHVLQQDLRVMDSTAIALCKDNNIPIIVFDLSVRGNLLRAVTGETIGTIVGGSCEIS, from the coding sequence ATGGGGATTGTTTATCAGCGGGTTTTGTTCAAACTGAGCGGTGAAGCCCTGATGGGCGATCTAGCTTATGGCATTGACCCAGCAGTGGTTCAAGCTATTGCCCAAGAAGTGGCAGATGTTGCGGCAACTGGAGTCCAGGTTGCGGTTGTCGTTGGCGGCGGCAATATCTTTCGCGGTGTCAAGGGAGCGGCGGCGGGGATGGATCGGGCAACTGCCGATTATATCGGGATGATTGCCACCGTCATGAATGCCATGACCTTACAAGACTCTCTCGAACAGATTGGCGTGCCTACCAGGGTGCAAACTGCGATCGCAATGCAAGAAGTGGCAGAGCCTTACATTCGGCGGCGAGCAATTCGTCATCTCGAAAAAGGGCGAGTGGTGATTTTTGGGGCAGGCTCTGGCAATCCCTTCTTTACAACCGACACGACAGCAGCTTTACGAGCGGCAGAAATCAGTGCGGATGTGTTGTTTAAGGCGACTAAAGTGGATGGGGTTTACGACTCCGATCCGCACCTAAATCCAAACGCCCGCAGATACCAAAGCCTGACCTACGCCCATGTTTTGCAGCAAGATTTGCGCGTAATGGATAGTACTGCGATCGCACTGTGCAAAGATAACAACATTCCTATTATTGTGTTTGACCTCTCGGTACGTGGCAACCTTCTACGCGCCGTGACGGGAGAAACAATTGGAACGATTGTGGGAGGTTCTTGTGAAATTAGCTGA